A portion of the Nitrosopumilus sp. b3 genome contains these proteins:
- a CDS encoding plastocyanin/azurin family copper-binding protein, producing the protein MNIHTSSHAYGIGVIALIIGMSGVFIFYTSFYLPESLAKPSVSEEILNPDKNFEIKIVPGAVVEGNENYVPNNANVLLGISNKVIWQNNDNTAHTVTPDHRTTDSYSGDFGSNGVLKPGDTYEFLFTEPQEVPYHCQPHPWMTGKIIVEVSRF; encoded by the coding sequence TTGAATATTCACACTTCAAGTCATGCATATGGTATAGGTGTAATTGCATTAATAATTGGCATGTCAGGTGTTTTTATCTTTTACACTTCATTTTATCTTCCAGAATCATTAGCAAAGCCATCCGTATCTGAAGAAATTTTAAATCCGGATAAAAATTTTGAAATTAAAATTGTTCCTGGTGCTGTTGTTGAAGGAAATGAGAATTATGTTCCAAATAATGCAAATGTGTTATTGGGGATTAGCAACAAAGTAATTTGGCAAAATAATGACAATACAGCGCATACAGTAACTCCTGATCATAGAACTACTGATAGTTACAGTGGAGACTTTGGCTCTAACGGAGTCTTAAAACCAGGGGATACATATGAGTTCTTATTTACTGAACCACAAGAAGTTCCTTATCACTGCCAGCCACATCCATGGATGACAGGAAAAATTATTGTGGAAGTAAGTAGATTCTAA
- a CDS encoding DsbA family protein, whose protein sequence is MKSKHLIYASSIAMIIVVLVLFYQNPNSESINLDMNRKIGTVDTSLASPIMGSSNAPITIIEFGDYQCPNCKKWFLNTKPDIKSNYIDTGKVKLVFVDIAFLGKDSIPASIATYCAEEQGKYWEYHGFLYSNQLSIDNGWANSDSLKGYASNLGLNMDMFVSCLDSAKYQKRVEFNTNEAQRNGVIGTPTFFIIGPEGIQEKVNGPQPYSVFEKIIESML, encoded by the coding sequence GTGAAATCTAAACATCTCATTTATGCATCAAGTATAGCTATGATAATAGTAGTTCTTGTTTTATTTTATCAGAACCCTAATTCTGAATCCATAAATCTTGACATGAATAGAAAAATTGGTACTGTTGATACCTCGCTTGCCTCACCAATTATGGGTTCCTCTAATGCACCAATCACCATAATTGAGTTTGGAGATTATCAATGTCCAAATTGTAAAAAATGGTTTCTCAATACAAAACCAGACATCAAATCCAATTACATAGATACAGGAAAAGTGAAATTAGTTTTTGTTGATATTGCATTCTTAGGAAAAGATTCCATACCTGCCTCCATTGCAACTTATTGTGCAGAGGAGCAAGGAAAGTACTGGGAATATCATGGATTTTTGTATTCTAATCAATTATCAATTGATAATGGATGGGCAAATTCAGACAGTTTGAAAGGATATGCCTCAAATCTTGGATTAAACATGGATATGTTTGTCAGTTGTCTTGATTCTGCTAAATATCAGAAACGAGTCGAATTCAACACTAATGAGGCACAAAGAAACGGAGTAATAGGTACTCCAACGTTTTTCATTATAGGGCCAGAAGGTATTCAGGAGAAAGTAAACGGTCCACAACCTTATTCAGTATTTGAAAAAATAATTGAATCCATGTTATAA
- a CDS encoding cytochrome c biogenesis protein CcdA — protein MSSIVIAKKSMVIISFVLFSLIFLGIIFSLGTVITIDGKEHATYLSWIVIAYVAGLSMIVLPCTLPLVFIIVPLSMGKGYKKGLSMALLFGLGLTITIAVYGIAIAAIGQSASLDQASTVMFLIAGIAAFVFGLSQLKIISLKLPSYSGTPKFIQKRGEYTKSFFMGLLLGNAGVGCPNPLFYWLLIYIAGTGSIEIGASLGVVHGVGRAIPLILMSVLAVIGINATKSLTVKRESIERASGWMLIIIGAFLIINGLPEGHEWYEETFIHKGWNSLIEMTPIPAEFEMEEHEHDHGHVEGIDLKIFYNALLAILILSPIFVRSVRRLKGVNI, from the coding sequence ATGTCTTCAATAGTGATTGCAAAAAAATCAATGGTAATAATTTCATTTGTATTATTTTCATTAATTTTTCTTGGAATTATATTTTCATTAGGAACCGTAATTACTATTGATGGAAAAGAACATGCAACATATCTTTCATGGATAGTGATTGCGTATGTAGCTGGTCTGTCCATGATTGTTTTGCCATGCACATTACCACTTGTTTTCATCATTGTCCCATTGAGTATGGGTAAAGGATACAAGAAGGGATTATCCATGGCACTGCTTTTTGGATTAGGATTAACAATAACTATTGCAGTTTATGGCATAGCAATAGCAGCAATAGGACAAAGTGCATCATTGGATCAAGCATCAACTGTAATGTTTTTGATTGCAGGTATTGCGGCATTTGTTTTTGGATTGTCACAACTAAAAATAATTTCTCTAAAATTACCATCATATTCAGGAACTCCAAAGTTTATTCAAAAGCGTGGAGAATACACTAAATCATTTTTCATGGGTCTTTTGTTAGGTAATGCAGGAGTAGGTTGTCCTAATCCATTATTTTATTGGCTTTTAATTTACATTGCAGGTACTGGTAGTATCGAGATAGGGGCTTCGTTAGGAGTAGTTCATGGAGTAGGACGAGCAATTCCTTTGATACTGATGTCAGTTCTTGCAGTAATCGGAATTAATGCTACAAAGAGTCTCACAGTCAAAAGAGAATCAATTGAGAGGGCATCAGGTTGGATGCTGATAATTATCGGTGCCTTTTTGATTATCAACGGACTACCAGAAGGTCATGAGTGGTACGAGGAAACATTCATCCATAAAGGATGGAACTCACTCATTGAAATGACTCCAATTCCTGCAGAATTTGAGATGGAGGAGCATGAACATGATCATGGACATGTTGAAGGTATTGATCTCAAAATCTTTTACAATGCTTTGTTGGCAATACTGATATTGAGTCCAATTTTTGTACGTTCTGTTCGTAGACTGAAGGGGGTGAATATATGA
- a CDS encoding YHS domain-containing protein — translation MKDPVCGMEIDKKGETLTHNGKEYRFCCASCRWAFENNPEQFENES, via the coding sequence ATGAAAGATCCAGTATGTGGAATGGAAATCGATAAGAAAGGAGAAACATTAACACACAATGGAAAGGAGTATCGATTTTGCTGTGCTAGTTGTAGGTGGGCATTTGAGAATAATCCGGAACAATTTGAAAATGAATCATAA
- a CDS encoding thioredoxin family protein, whose translation MNHKIEILTTPSCGNCKVVEKMFDEMKIPYDIIDVTEKPEYLEKYPIFTAPGIVIDDRLEFTGIPKKEELLEKINSEE comes from the coding sequence ATGAATCATAAGATAGAGATTCTTACAACGCCATCTTGTGGAAACTGCAAGGTAGTTGAAAAAATGTTCGATGAGATGAAAATACCATATGATATAATTGATGTAACAGAAAAACCAGAATACTTGGAAAAGTATCCAATATTTACTGCACCAGGAATTGTCATTGATGATAGATTAGAATTCACAGGCATTCCAAAAAAAGAGGAATTACTTGAGAAAATTAATTCTGAGGAATAA